From Theropithecus gelada isolate Dixy chromosome 5, Tgel_1.0, whole genome shotgun sequence:
GGCACATGCTCATATACCTGGAAATTAAAAAGGTCAGCTCTTCTTCCTGGGATTAACAATGACATTCAGTTAGAAGATGAACAGATGTTCCATAGATATTTCATAGATCTCCTTCCAAAAAGATATATTATGTGTTATTCAACCTtatcaaaatgttatttcaaatgtttgaaaatagTTAACTAATGCAGTTTTCTTCCCAAATAGatccatttttaatatatttcagtttATGTCAACTTTGCTTTCAATTCTATACTTAAACATAAttgatctttcaaaaataagGCGGTAATTAGAACAATTGTCAGGATAATTTTTAatagtgaattttttttagacaaagtatTAGATCAGATGTTTTTGGGGAAAAATGCTTTGTGACTGCTTGTTTTGAATGGTGagcattgtattttgttttaagttgttttctggttgttgttACAGCTATGAAGTCTTACACTCCATATTTCATGCTCCTGTGGAGTGCTGTTGGGATAGTGAAGGCTGCCAAAATCATCATCGTGCCGCCAATTATGTTTGAAAGCCATATGTACATTTTCAAGACGCTAGCCTCAGCCTTGCACGAGAGAGGCCACCATACAGTGTTCCTCCTCTCTGAAGGCAGAGACATCGCCCCATCTAATCATTACAGCCTGCAGCGCTACCCAGGGATCTTTAACAGTACCACCTCAGATGCTTTCCTACAGTCCAAGATGCGGAATATTTTCTCTGGGAGATTGACAGCAATTGAACTGTTTGACATACTGGATCACTATACTAAGAACTGTGACATGATGGTTGGCAACCATGCCCTGATCCAGGgtctgaagaaagaaaagtttgacCTGCTGCTGGTGGACCCTaatgatatgtgtggatttgtgATAGCTCATCTTTTAGGAGTTAAATATGCTGTATTTTCCACTGGCCTTTGGTATCCTGCTGAAGTGGGTGCTCCTGCTCCATTAGCATACGTCCCAGAGTTTAACTCACTCCTCACAGACCGCATGAACTTGCTGCAAAGGATGAAAAATACCGGTGTTTACCTCATTTCCAGATTAGGGGTCAGCTTTTTGGTTCTTCCCAAATACGAAAGGATAATGCAGAAGTACAACCTGCTGCCGGAGAAGTCCATGTATGATTTGGTTCATGGGTCCAGCCTGTGGATGCTGTGTACTGATGTAGCACTGGAATTCCCAAGACCCACTCTGCCTAATGTTGTTTATGTAGGAGGAATCCTAACCAAACCGGCCAGCCCACTACCAGAAGTAGGTTTGCTGAATTCCTTGGTAATTCTTCTTTAATGTAAAAGTAAATTTTGACTTTTGGAAGTGATACGATTTGTTATTGTATATATACAGTACTCTAAAAGGTGATTAGGACATGGGGCCTCCAAAGTCCCTTTATTTGGGTCCACCACTTGCCTGGGAAACATTTCTGCTTCGAATGAGCATTTCTGTAATACTGAAGAGACCGCTCTGCCATATAGTCAATAGACTGGCTGGGAAGTAGTTTTCTGATTAAGTAATAATTATAGTATGTGAGGAGAATATAGTGAATTGGTTAGTTTTAATGAGTATAAGTGATTTTTACCTTTAATTACACACAAAATCCCCTCGGTTCTACCCCAAATAGCACAATTACAGGTATATATGTTTAGCTTCGGTTTAGTGAACTCaagtaaatataaaacaagtGAATAGAGGTTCTTCTCTGGGAGGTTATTACCACTAGTTTATGTCCAGTAATGAAAGTGAGGTGGTAACTTCCATCAAAGTAGGGAGTCGGTTAACTTAAGCTAGTAAGTACATGTAATGGTTTTGAGGAAAGCATgcaatttcattttaatgatgGAATCAATGGAACTTTAAGAAACTCTGTTCTCTATGTCAaacttaaattctttttattggtTGAGCCATCAGTAAATCCCTTGGTATTCTGTTCACCATCCTTGTTTTTTATTAAGTATCCCACACTAGCAGAAGCCATACACATACCTATTGTTGTAGTGAGTTTTCTAACCTCAGATTGAATCTCTCAATTTAACCTCAACATCAAATCCCATTTACTAGGAAGTGTAGGGCTTGTTGCAGGACTTTCTCTATTCAAACTACTTTTAATCCTACCTCTGGAAATAGCCACTCAAAACAATTTTGCTAAATTGTTGATTTCTAACTCTGGTACTACATACTAAAAGTTCTGTCAGGGCCTCGGTGAAGAGTAAATCCAGATTTTCTAATATAGATGAGGACAGTCACATGACTGAATTTTGTCATGAGGCAATAAGGTGATTAGAAATATACAACCTGTAGGCTTTTCTAATATGGCCATTAgagttatatttaataaataatatattgataTAGTTCATGTAACATGGAAACATAGAAATGGCCTGTACACCCACaacatttcaaatatatgcaGCCACTGTAGGCTATGAGGGCACACGTGTTCTCTCTGACGTCAACTGTAAAGGATAGGGATTAATCTCAGCTTATCTTAGCCATTCATGAATTTATCCAAGCTCGTTTTGAATCCTCAAACCTTCTCTGTCAGAGTCACCTTCCTAAAGGTAGCTAACATCAGATTTTAGAAGCAGCTTCTGAAAAATTTGGTAATCAGGTGTGTCTTTTCCTTAACTGAGTCATTTAAAATGTTGCACAAATCTTCCTTGTTCTCTCTAGGTCGTCATCTTTTCCCAACTAAAACACTACCCTTCTGCCAGCTCCCTTTGGTTTTCATCTGGGTGCTATCTCTCTTCTTCAGTCAGTTGATTGAAGAAGTATATGATGAAAaggagccagacatggtggctcatgcctgtaatcccagcactttgggaggccaaggcaggaggatcactggagtccaggaatttgagaccagcctcaacaacatagtgaaaccttgtctctacaaaaaataaaaattagctgggtatggtgacacatgtcggtagtcccagctactcaagaggcagaggtgggaggatcacttgagttcaggaggtcgaggctacagtgagctgagatcacaccactagactccagcctAGTTgtcagagtaagaccctgtaaaaaaaaaaaaaaaaaaaaaagaatgtcctgattgccttttctttccttccagttCCTGCTGTACATTTGTCTCGAGTTGCAGCAACTTGAATGACGCAGTATAAGTAtaggaaaatatgttttattttcaatactCTACCTTTCAAAAAGATGCATAGCatgtgggaattttttttttctaccatccaagcatttttttctctcGTGGATTCCTCTGCACACAGATTTTCTTACTAGTGtcactattttgttttacatGAAAAGCATCTTTTTAGTGGTTTTTGGTGCTCGACATAAGGTATTACTCAAAATATCCTTTAATTTGCCATAATTTCTCATTTGACATTGGCTTGACTTTCTTTGTggacttctttcttgtttttcctctggGCTATTTGTGGTGGTTCTTTTGAAATGCGTTTTTCATTTACTAAGTTTGCTTTGTGCCATTTAGTTTGGTTGCACGCACAGACAtggcatgtgtgcatgtgttataTATAGTATGTGGACATAGATACGTGTATTATTATTACAGGAAGTCTTTTAGGTTATCATTGTGAAGAACTGTTTTCATTTCAGAATGTTATTTATAGTTTTTGAGCAGAGAGTATTTTGAAGAATGATGTGCAGTACTCTTTCGGGTATTCCTTATTCTGGTGTGGTTTTATGTGCTTATGAACGTGTGTTCCCAGTGAGATTTTTCTACtagatttatttgaaataataaactgTACCTTTTCATTCTAAAAGTTATTGAGTTTCTCAAATGCCTGTATTATTTACAGGGCATTGTTGTGACAACAACACAGGAGGGCCCAAAAAGTAGCTGCATAGAACACATGATTCACATATAGCAGCTTAATTGTTAATTGCCTTGGTATCTTACACTGAGCATAGATTAGGTTTTCCAGATGTCTGTAAATGATTGGACAGTGGGACTGAATTTCACAACCTGGGATGAAAGGGTGGAGAAAATTTATaatggacattttaaataagctttcaCAATGTTTGATCCTAAGGAAATCCTGTAGAGAGCATATAGTTTGGctccattcattttatttattctttcctttaaagTAGGTAGAATAGAGATAGTGAATAGTTCATCCATTTTTCACATAGTAGGTACAAAGACTTCATCAAAGACCACACAGATAGTCTGTGGCAAAGTCAGGTGTAATGTGGGTTCTTTTGCTGTTTATTAGGTGTTTTTCCAAGGTGATTGCATCTGTTGTCACTCATTTTAGTCATTTActtataattttgtataaaacCATGCAGAGACAGCAGTTTTTTGaatcttatttgttttatatctCTCAAAGATTGTCAGTGCTTAATACTCAAGTCAAATGAAACCATATGGACTCTTAATTATGCTTCAGAGATTTGATAAACTAAATCAGCCTAAATTCAAATGCTTTTGATTACAAAATGTTGTGTCAGTGTAGAGTGAAGAAATTGTGTGCCTTGATagtagaaatcattttaaaatgcattttagaaatgTGCCTGGGAAAACAACTTATCATCTACTACCTGGCTGCCTCTAATAGGAGTCTTTAAACCATGTGGACTAAGGGGAAGAATTCTGGGTTGGATCACATTCATATAGTGGTTTACCTACTCTATCATTGCAGGCCAGTAGACAACATGGACaaagatcaaaaaataaaaatgctttgatCAAGAAGGAGGTCTGTAGACAGGCCCCTATTtgaatagattcttttttttt
This genomic window contains:
- the UGT8 gene encoding 2-hydroxyacylsphingosine 1-beta-galactosyltransferase, producing the protein MKSYTPYFMLLWSAVGIVKAAKIIIVPPIMFESHMYIFKTLASALHERGHHTVFLLSEGRDIAPSNHYSLQRYPGIFNSTTSDAFLQSKMRNIFSGRLTAIELFDILDHYTKNCDMMVGNHALIQGLKKEKFDLLLVDPNDMCGFVIAHLLGVKYAVFSTGLWYPAEVGAPAPLAYVPEFNSLLTDRMNLLQRMKNTGVYLISRLGVSFLVLPKYERIMQKYNLLPEKSMYDLVHGSSLWMLCTDVALEFPRPTLPNVVYVGGILTKPASPLPEDLQRWVNGANEHGFVLVSFGAGVKYLSEDIANKLAGALGRLPQKVIWRFSGPKPKNLGNNTKLIEWLPQNDLLGHSKIKAFLSHGGLNSIFETMYHGVPVVGIPLFGDHYDTMTRVQAKGMGILLEWKTVTEKELYEALVKVINNPSYRQRAQKLSEIHKDQPGHPVNRTIYWIDYIIRHNGAHHLRAAVHQISFCQYFLLDIAFVLLLGAALFYFLLSWVTKFIYRKIKSLWSRNKHSTVNGHYHNGILNGKYKRNGHIKHEKKVK